In Mariluticola halotolerans, one DNA window encodes the following:
- a CDS encoding 5-oxoprolinase subunit PxpA: MTSMDLNADMGEGSGTDLDLLDIVSSASIACGGHAGDDATMRQTLRAARARGVTCGAHPGFADRENFGRKRLNLTKQQLQTQIGEQLARIHAIAQSEDVSLKYVKLHGALANMTAEDEELARTAFAVVRDLDPGLAILALDNSAQVKAAEALGLTVIREAYADRAYDSDGLLVSRTLPGAVLTDPAKLVAQCLGLARGEITTLDGQVIASASGSICLHGDTAGAVELARQARSALTNAGFSIQAPY; this comes from the coding sequence ATGACAAGCATGGATCTGAATGCGGATATGGGGGAGGGCAGCGGCACCGATCTCGATCTTCTCGATATCGTCTCCAGCGCCTCGATCGCCTGTGGCGGTCATGCCGGCGATGACGCAACCATGCGCCAGACCTTGCGGGCCGCCAGGGCGCGCGGCGTTACCTGCGGCGCACATCCCGGCTTTGCTGATCGCGAAAATTTCGGGCGCAAACGCCTGAACCTGACAAAACAGCAACTCCAGACACAGATCGGCGAACAACTCGCGCGCATTCACGCCATTGCCCAAAGCGAGGACGTTTCGCTCAAATACGTCAAGTTGCACGGTGCCCTTGCCAATATGACCGCCGAGGATGAAGAGCTGGCCCGCACTGCCTTTGCTGTTGTGCGCGATCTGGACCCGGGCCTTGCCATTCTGGCGCTCGATAACAGCGCGCAGGTTAAAGCCGCAGAGGCGCTCGGGCTCACCGTCATCAGGGAAGCCTATGCTGACCGGGCCTATGATTCTGATGGTTTGCTGGTCTCGCGTACTTTGCCCGGTGCCGTTTTGACCGACCCGGCAAAACTGGTCGCGCAATGCCTTGGGCTGGCGCGCGGGGAAATCACCACGCTGGATGGACAAGTCATCGCCTCAGCCTCTGGCTCCATTTGCCTGCATGGCGACACCGCAGGTGCGGTGGAATTGGCACGTCAGGCCCGCAGCGCACTCACAAATGCGGGATTTTCCATTCAGGCGCCTTACTAA
- a CDS encoding biotin-dependent carboxyltransferase family protein codes for MKIDITRAGPLATVQDRGRHGHFADGISASGPMDAAGFVRAAQLAETAADTGLEITMAGIAFTYTGKALKAGFSGGAFTLAINGKPEQWNAAYTLETGDKIDIKPGPAGNYGYIRFGADLDVPVVIGSRATNLIVGLGGFEGRALRPGDSLRLVPASGEILHAPETPVAPGPEAAIRFVWGIDADRFPAETLHAFTQSSFTISTKLDRMGVRLEDRDAVFTNARILSLVSDAIVPGDIQILGDGTPIVLMRDHQPTGGYPRIATLISADLDRFAQLRPGTKVQFAPVTIAHAQALMKKAR; via the coding sequence ATGAAAATAGACATAACCCGCGCCGGCCCACTCGCAACCGTGCAGGACAGGGGCCGCCACGGCCATTTCGCCGACGGCATATCCGCTTCAGGCCCCATGGATGCAGCCGGCTTTGTCCGCGCTGCACAACTGGCAGAAACAGCTGCCGATACCGGGCTTGAAATCACCATGGCCGGTATCGCCTTCACCTATACCGGCAAGGCTCTAAAAGCCGGATTTTCCGGGGGTGCCTTCACCCTCGCAATCAACGGCAAGCCTGAACAATGGAATGCCGCCTACACGTTGGAAACGGGCGACAAGATCGACATAAAGCCCGGCCCGGCAGGCAATTACGGCTATATTCGTTTTGGCGCAGATCTGGATGTGCCAGTCGTCATTGGCAGCCGGGCCACAAATCTGATTGTGGGTCTTGGCGGCTTTGAGGGCAGGGCCTTGCGCCCCGGCGACAGCCTCAGGCTTGTCCCGGCGAGCGGCGAAATTCTTCACGCTCCGGAAACGCCCGTCGCCCCAGGGCCCGAAGCAGCCATTCGCTTTGTCTGGGGTATCGATGCCGACCGGTTCCCGGCTGAAACGCTTCATGCCTTCACACAGTCCAGCTTCACGATCAGCACAAAACTCGACCGCATGGGCGTGCGGCTTGAAGACAGGGACGCGGTGTTCACAAATGCGCGCATTCTGTCGCTGGTCTCAGACGCCATCGTGCCCGGCGATATCCAGATATTGGGGGATGGCACACCGATTGTGCTGATGCGCGATCATCAGCCCACCGGGGGCTATCCGCGTATCGCCACCCTGATCTCTGCCGATCTGGACCGGTTTGCCCAGTTGCGCCCCGGCACCAAGGTGCAGTTTGCGCCGGTCACAATCGCTCACGCCCAAGCCTTGATGAAGAAAGCCAGATGA
- a CDS encoding 5-oxoprolinase subunit B family protein has translation MDDLRPTLMPLGDQALLVRFARRLEMRANQAAISLAHHLVANPPAGVGEIVPNLVSVLVRYDSEITSFDALAGALRLILGSEATEAELNGTKHHIQVRFGGAAGPDLEAVAAQLNLDVPDFIARHNAAPLQVLTTGFAPGFVYCGMHEEALHLPRRQEVRTRVMPGTILFAAGQTAITATAIPTGWHVIGQTEFRNFDPTATPPTMLHAGDSVQFEAMP, from the coding sequence ATGGATGATCTGCGCCCCACATTAATGCCATTGGGCGATCAAGCGCTGCTTGTGCGCTTCGCCCGGCGGCTGGAAATGCGCGCCAATCAGGCGGCCATCAGCCTCGCACATCATCTTGTGGCCAATCCCCCCGCAGGTGTCGGTGAAATCGTGCCTAATCTGGTGTCGGTTCTGGTCCGCTACGATTCTGAAATCACAAGCTTTGATGCACTGGCCGGTGCACTGAGGTTGATTTTGGGTAGTGAGGCGACAGAGGCAGAGCTCAACGGCACAAAACATCACATTCAGGTGCGCTTCGGCGGCGCTGCAGGGCCAGACCTTGAAGCGGTGGCCGCACAGCTGAACCTTGATGTCCCCGATTTTATCGCGCGCCACAATGCAGCGCCGCTACAAGTGCTGACAACGGGCTTCGCCCCCGGTTTTGTGTATTGCGGCATGCATGAGGAGGCCCTGCATCTGCCCCGCCGACAGGAAGTGCGCACACGGGTCATGCCGGGCACCATCCTTTTCGCAGCCGGACAGACTGCAATCACCGCAACCGCCATTCCCACGGGCTGGCACGTCATCGGACAAACCGAATTCCGCAATTTTGACCCAACAGCGACACCGCCCACAATGCTGCATGCCGGCGACAGTGTTCAGTTCGAGGCCATGCCATGA
- a CDS encoding DMT family transporter: MNQTTSNFSKLPAAVRGAFFMILAGIAFAGVNIATQWATQVDGQGATAVAFYQYLFALVFALPWIWREGRKALATNHLGWHIVRVVLSAGGVQAFVSSLASLEIWLVIALTMTSPFFVIAGAGLLLKENITMSRIVATVAAFIGAMIILEPWSATFALTALLPILAAALWAGASLITKFLTADEKPATITVYLLLLLTPINAVVLVTTGFVVPAGSHLMILIALGVLTAAANYCMTRAYATADAAYLQPFDDLKLPLNVLASWLVFAYAPSFNFWPGAALIAAASLYIATRENKTA, encoded by the coding sequence GTGAACCAGACGACCTCCAATTTTTCAAAACTCCCCGCCGCTGTGCGGGGGGCTTTTTTCATGATTCTGGCGGGCATTGCCTTTGCCGGGGTGAATATTGCCACCCAATGGGCCACGCAGGTGGATGGCCAGGGGGCGACGGCTGTCGCCTTTTATCAATATCTGTTTGCGCTGGTTTTTGCGCTGCCCTGGATCTGGCGCGAGGGCCGCAAGGCGCTGGCGACCAATCATCTCGGCTGGCACATCGTGCGGGTGGTTTTGTCCGCCGGCGGCGTGCAGGCCTTTGTGTCCTCACTGGCGTCGCTTGAAATATGGCTGGTGATTGCCTTGACCATGACCTCGCCGTTTTTCGTGATTGCCGGGGCCGGTTTGCTGCTGAAAGAGAATATCACCATGAGCCGCATAGTGGCGACGGTGGCGGCTTTTATCGGGGCGATGATTATTCTCGAGCCCTGGTCGGCGACATTCGCGCTGACCGCCCTGTTGCCGATTCTTGCGGCCGCGCTTTGGGCTGGTGCCTCGCTGATCACCAAGTTTCTGACGGCTGACGAAAAACCGGCGACGATTACCGTTTATCTGCTGCTGTTGTTGACGCCGATCAATGCGGTGGTTTTGGTGACAACCGGGTTCGTCGTGCCCGCCGGATCGCATCTGATGATCCTCATTGCCCTTGGTGTGCTGACGGCAGCGGCCAATTATTGCATGACGCGGGCCTATGCCACAGCGGACGCGGCTTATTTGCAACCGTTTGACGATTTGAAGCTGCCGCTGAACGTTTTGGCGAGCTGGCTGGTATTTGCCTATGCGCCCTCGTTCAATTTCTGGCCGGGCGCGGCACTGATCGCGGCGGCCTCGCTTTACATTGCGACACGCGAAAACAAGACGGCGTGA